From a single Candidatus Defluviilinea gracilis genomic region:
- a CDS encoding ABC transporter ATP-binding protein, whose product MSIEKINEAQPLLSVQDLRVWYELRRFGFGHAGYVKAVDGVSFELAEGETVAVVGESGCGKSSLMKTILGLNMPTSGGIVFDGENLSELQGGGLQKYRFKIGYVQQDPYGALPPFMSVQTILEEPLIISGLKGREERLSRIHKVMTEVKLHPVDDFLPKFPHMLSGGQQQRIVIARAMLREPKLIVADEPVSMLDASVRVEILKLMHALQESHGLSVIYITHDLSTVKYFSQRIFVMYAGNLIEKADTRRLLENPLHPYTHALLAATSDPDARNADSFKEVPPGEPPSLVNPPKGCRFHPRCARAIAGLCDQKEPLDFEPEPHHFVACWLYQPQ is encoded by the coding sequence ATGAGCATTGAAAAAATCAACGAGGCACAACCGTTGCTGTCTGTGCAGGATCTGCGCGTGTGGTACGAATTGCGCCGGTTTGGCTTTGGGCATGCTGGGTATGTTAAAGCGGTGGATGGCGTCAGTTTTGAGCTGGCAGAAGGGGAGACGGTGGCAGTCGTCGGAGAATCGGGATGCGGGAAATCCAGCCTGATGAAAACCATCCTGGGGTTGAACATGCCCACCAGCGGGGGAATCGTTTTTGATGGAGAAAATCTCTCGGAGCTACAAGGCGGCGGGTTGCAGAAATACCGTTTCAAGATCGGGTATGTGCAACAAGATCCGTATGGCGCCTTGCCGCCGTTCATGAGCGTGCAAACGATTTTGGAAGAACCGCTCATCATCAGCGGGTTGAAGGGCAGGGAGGAGCGGTTGTCGCGCATCCACAAAGTGATGACGGAAGTGAAGCTCCATCCGGTGGATGACTTTTTGCCGAAATTTCCGCACATGCTCAGCGGTGGACAACAGCAACGCATTGTGATCGCTCGGGCAATGTTGCGCGAACCGAAGTTGATCGTGGCTGATGAACCAGTATCGATGCTCGACGCCTCGGTGCGCGTCGAGATTTTGAAACTCATGCATGCCTTGCAGGAATCTCACGGTCTTTCCGTGATCTACATCACTCACGATCTCTCGACGGTGAAATATTTTTCTCAGCGTATTTTTGTGATGTATGCGGGGAATCTCATCGAAAAAGCGGATACGCGCCGCCTGCTTGAGAACCCCCTGCATCCGTACACGCATGCGTTGCTCGCCGCCACCTCCGACCCCGATGCGCGTAACGCTGATTCGTTCAAGGAAGTGCCGCCCGGCGAGCCGCCGAGTCTTGTGAACCCGCCGAAAGGTTGCCGCTTCCACCCGCGTTGCGCCAGGGCGATCGCCGGGTTATGCGACCAGAAAGAGCCGCTAGACTTTGAGCCTGAGCCGCATCATTTTGTGGCGTGTTGGTTGTATCAACCGCAATGA